Below is a genomic region from Granulicella sp. L56.
CGGGAGCGATACCGTCGACACTGCGCAGCTTGATCTCGGCACGGCCGCTGTAGGTCTTAGCTTCTTCGATGGAAGGATGCTGAAGGAAGCCGGTGTCTCCTTCGAAGAGCATCTCGACCCGGTTGCGCGGGTAGTGCGCCTTGATCTCGCGCATCGTTCCAGACAAAACAAGGTTGCCGTTATGGATGAGCGAGATGGAGTCACAGAGCTTTTCGATCTGGTCCATGCGATGCGTCGAAAACAGGATCGTACGGCCCTGGCTGCGGAGGTCGACGAGTGTGTCCTGCAAGATCGTCGCATTGACGGGATCGAGGCCGCTGAAGGGCTCGTCCATGATGATGAGTTCGGGTTCGTGGAGCAGCGTCGAGATGAACTGGATCTTCTGCTGCATTCCCTTGGACAACTCTTCGGTCTTTTTGCCGATGGAACCGGAGATGCCAAGCCGGTCGCACCACTCATGAGCGCGCTTGCTGGCAGTGGCCGCGTTGAGACCGTGAAGCTGCCCCAGAAAGATGAGCTGGTCCATCACCTTCATCTTCTTGTAGAGGCCACGCTCTTCGGGCAGGTAGCCGACACGATGAAGGTTCTTGCGCGTAAACGGCTGTCCGAAGAGGTTGATCGAGCCGGAATCGGGCACGGTGATGCCGATCATCATGCGGATGCTGGAGGTTTTTCCGGAGCCGTTGGGGCCGAGAAGACCGAACATGGTGCCGGGTTCGATGTTGAAGCTGATGTCGTTTACGGCGACTTTCGTGTCGTAGACCTTGCGGACTTTCTGGAGCTCGACGATGGGCATGGGTTCTCTTGATGTCAGTCTAGCAGGGAGTGTTGACAGCAATTCGTTTATAGACGAACATAATTAATGTGTACGAAATTCGGCATTATGTGACCCGTGGTGGCAAGGATATCTATGCCGGGTGGCACGACAGGCTGCGAGACGGAAAGGCAAGAGTCGCAGTGGATCGCCGCCTCAGCCGGATTGAGAGCGGCAACTTCGGGGACCATAAATTTTGCATGGATGGAGTTTGGGAGTTAAGGATCGATGTCGGGCCTGGATACCGGGTCTATTACGGGATCGATGGTGGCCAGATCGTTTTGCTACTCAGCGGCGGCGATAAGGGTTCGCAGACTCTTGACATTCAAAATGCCGCGGAATATTGGCGTGACTGGAAGGAGCGGACCAATGAGAGATAGAAGTCATGACGACGCAATGGCAGAATATTACCGGGAGCATCCGGAGTATGCGGTAGAGATATTGAACAGCATTCTTGAGGATGGTGAGCCGGGGGAGCTGTTGATCGCGTTGCGGCAGATGACAAAAGCGTTTGGCGGAGTGCAGAGCGTTGCGGAGAAGGCGCACCTGAACCCGACGCAACTCTATCGAACGCTATCGGCGGACGGAAATCCCGCGTTGAGTAGCCTGACCGCTATTCTGAAGGCAATGGGTCTGCGCCTTGCAGTCGAGCCTGTCAAAGCTGCTTAGGCCGGATATTGGTAGCATCGGTTTGTGCTGGAACTCTCGACTCCAATTAAATATGTGAAGCGCGTGGGAGAGCGCGTCGCCGATGCGCTGGCGAAACGAGGGGTGGATACCGTCGAGGACCTGCTGTATCACCTGCCCTTTCGCTACGAGGACAGGCTGAATCCGCTGCCCATCGGCAGCCTGACGGCGGGCGCGATGGCGAGCGTGATTGGGGAGGTGCGTGGCACCGTGCTGCTGCGAACGCGCAACATGCCGCTCTTCGAGATGACCGTTGGCCAGGGCCTGAGCACGGTGAAGTGCATGTGGTTTCACGGAGAGTATCTGCGGGACAAGTTTCGTGTTGGCCAGATGGTGGCGCTCTACGGACGGGTCGAGGCGTCGCGGTCGAGCGCGGGGCGGTTCAAGATGATTCAGCCGCAGTTTGAGATTCTGCCGACAAAGGATGGGCCGGAGGCGGAGTTTGTAAGGCTGGAGATGGGGCGGATCGTTCCGGTGTATGAGTTTCTGGGCGGCACGACCGCTTGGGGCGCGAAGCTGACCTCGCGGTGGCTGCGGCGGGTGCTTTGGGGAATCTTTGAGGAACTGGAAGAGAAGACGGGCGCGGTTTCGGAGACATTGCCGACGGCGCTGCTCGAGCGGTTGAAGCTGCCGGGAAGGATGGAGGCGCTGCGTTCGATTCACTTTCCTGAAGCGGGAACGCCGATGGTGGAGTTGATGTCGGCGGCGACTCCGGGGCATCGTCGCCTGATCTTCGAGGAGCTGTTTTATCTGGAGCTGGGACTGGAGCTGAAGCGACGCAGAATGCGCGAGCGCGAAGGTACAGCGTTTGTGACCAATGTAAAGGTCCGCGAGGCGATCAAGCAGGTGTTGCCTTTTCATCCGACGGCTGCGCAAAAGCGGGTGCTGGGAGAGATCGCCAGCGACATGCGCAAGCCGCAGCCGATGCGGCGGCTGTTGCAGGGCGATGTCGGTTCGGGCAAGACGATTGTCGCAATGCAGGCGGCGCTGGTAGCGATTGAGAATGGCTATCAGACTGCGCTGATGGCTCCGACGGAGATTTTGGCTACGCAGCATTATCTGTCAGCGCGGAAGCTGCTGGGGAATGTGCTTTCGCCGAGGACGGGCAAGCCTTATCGCGTGACGCTGCTAACGGGGTCGCTCGATGAGGCGACGAAGCGAGAGGCGCGGGGGAAGATCTTTCGCGGAGAGACAGACCTCGCGATTGGGACCCATGCCCTGATTGAGGACAAGGTCGACTTTGAGAACCTTGGGCTCGTGATCGTCGATGAGCAGCACCGTTTCGGTGTGCAGCAGCGGTTTCGGCTGATGAAGAAAGACACGGCGCTTGATCCCGATGTATTGGTGATGACGGCTACGCCGATTCCTCGGACGCTGGCGCTGACGTTGTACGGCGATCTGGATGCCAGCGTGATCGATGAGCTGCCGCCGGGGCGTACTCCGATTGTTACGCGGAGGACGACGGAGGAGCGGGCGGAGGATGTCTGGGGGTTTGTACGCAAGCAGGTTGCGGCGGGGAGGCAGGCTTATATTGTCTATCCAGTGATCGAGGGGGCGAAGGACGATCAGCCGGAATTGGATTTTGCGCAAGATCCAGTCGCGGAAGCTGTGCAGAATGAAAAGCCTTCAAAGGGAAAGAAAAAAGTAAAGGCAGCGACGACGGAAAAGCTGTTTGAGCCGAAGAAAGCTCTTCGCGCGGCCAACGATATGTATGAGGAGTTACGCAATGGTGCTCTGGCTGGACTGCGGTTAGGGCTGTTGCATGGACGTTTAAGCGCGGACGACAAAGAGGTCGCCATGCGGCGGTTTCAGCGCGGCGATACCGATGTGTTGATCGCTACGACCGTGATTGAAGTTGGCGTGGATGTGCCGAATGCATCGGTCATGGTGATTGAACATGCGGAGCGGTTCGGCCTGGCGCAGATGCATCAGTTGCGCGGGCGCGTGGGACGCGGCGCGGCGAAGAGCTACTGCATCCTGATGACGGGAGGCAGAGTGAGCGAGCAGGCCGAGGCAAGGCTGGATGCGATGGTGCGCACACAGAATGGCTTTGAGCTGGCCGAACTTGATCTGCAG
It encodes:
- a CDS encoding ABC transporter ATP-binding protein; translated protein: MPIVELQKVRKVYDTKVAVNDISFNIEPGTMFGLLGPNGSGKTSSIRMMIGITVPDSGSINLFGQPFTRKNLHRVGYLPEERGLYKKMKVMDQLIFLGQLHGLNAATASKRAHEWCDRLGISGSIGKKTEELSKGMQQKIQFISTLLHEPELIIMDEPFSGLDPVNATILQDTLVDLRSQGRTILFSTHRMDQIEKLCDSISLIHNGNLVLSGTMREIKAHYPRNRVEMLFEGDTGFLQHPSIEEAKTYSGRAEIKLRSVDGIAPDAQPLLADAIQRGTRINRFEVKEPTLEEIFIEKVGGKVDA
- the recG gene encoding ATP-dependent DNA helicase RecG, giving the protein MLELSTPIKYVKRVGERVADALAKRGVDTVEDLLYHLPFRYEDRLNPLPIGSLTAGAMASVIGEVRGTVLLRTRNMPLFEMTVGQGLSTVKCMWFHGEYLRDKFRVGQMVALYGRVEASRSSAGRFKMIQPQFEILPTKDGPEAEFVRLEMGRIVPVYEFLGGTTAWGAKLTSRWLRRVLWGIFEELEEKTGAVSETLPTALLERLKLPGRMEALRSIHFPEAGTPMVELMSAATPGHRRLIFEELFYLELGLELKRRRMREREGTAFVTNVKVREAIKQVLPFHPTAAQKRVLGEIASDMRKPQPMRRLLQGDVGSGKTIVAMQAALVAIENGYQTALMAPTEILATQHYLSARKLLGNVLSPRTGKPYRVTLLTGSLDEATKREARGKIFRGETDLAIGTHALIEDKVDFENLGLVIVDEQHRFGVQQRFRLMKKDTALDPDVLVMTATPIPRTLALTLYGDLDASVIDELPPGRTPIVTRRTTEERAEDVWGFVRKQVAAGRQAYIVYPVIEGAKDDQPELDFAQDPVAEAVQNEKPSKGKKKVKAATTEKLFEPKKALRAANDMYEELRNGALAGLRLGLLHGRLSADDKEVAMRRFQRGDTDVLIATTVIEVGVDVPNASVMVIEHAERFGLAQMHQLRGRVGRGAAKSYCILMTGGRVSEQAEARLDAMVRTQNGFELAELDLQQRGPGEFFGTRQAGLPEFRVANLMRDRVLLELAKKEAARFAEQPDPKVSREETEAVWARLKQQWQRRYGLVEA
- a CDS encoding type II toxin-antitoxin system RelE/ParE family toxin, producing MYEIRHYVTRGGKDIYAGWHDRLRDGKARVAVDRRLSRIESGNFGDHKFCMDGVWELRIDVGPGYRVYYGIDGGQIVLLLSGGDKGSQTLDIQNAAEYWRDWKERTNER
- a CDS encoding addiction module antidote protein, whose product is MRDRSHDDAMAEYYREHPEYAVEILNSILEDGEPGELLIALRQMTKAFGGVQSVAEKAHLNPTQLYRTLSADGNPALSSLTAILKAMGLRLAVEPVKAA